The following proteins are encoded in a genomic region of Pseudomonas saponiphila:
- the gbcB gene encoding glycine-betaine demethylase subunit GbcB codes for MSNTFLNPVTTQTWANGRHIVRCVKVIQETWDVRTFCFMADQPIMFFFKPGQFVTLELEIEGQPVMRSYTISSSPSVPYSFSVTIKRVPGGKVSNWLHDTLHEGQELAVHGPVGLFNAIDFPSPKILYLSGGVGITPVMSMARWFYDTNGNVDMVFIHSARSPKDIIYHRELEHMASRIDNFSLHLICEKHGLGEPWAGYRGYLNHKMLELMAPDFLEREVFCCGPTPYMNAVKRLLEAAGFDMARYHEESFGATPPEARADAVEHAEQAAEAPEPDLADLHQVEFTASGKSIRVAPGETVHAAAAKLGLMIPKACGMGICGTCKVLKLGGEVAMEHNGGITEEDEAEGYILSCCSVPKGDVRVEY; via the coding sequence ATGTCCAACACCTTCCTCAACCCGGTAACCACCCAGACCTGGGCCAATGGCCGTCACATCGTCCGTTGCGTCAAAGTCATCCAGGAAACCTGGGACGTGCGGACTTTCTGCTTCATGGCCGACCAGCCGATCATGTTCTTCTTCAAACCGGGGCAGTTCGTCACCCTGGAGCTGGAGATCGAAGGCCAGCCGGTGATGCGTTCCTACACCATTTCCAGCTCGCCGTCGGTGCCCTACAGCTTTTCGGTAACCATCAAGCGGGTGCCGGGTGGCAAGGTGTCCAACTGGCTGCATGACACCCTGCACGAAGGCCAGGAACTGGCGGTGCACGGGCCGGTGGGGCTGTTCAACGCCATCGACTTTCCCAGCCCGAAGATCCTCTACCTCAGCGGCGGCGTCGGCATCACCCCGGTGATGTCCATGGCGCGCTGGTTCTATGACACCAACGGCAATGTCGACATGGTGTTCATCCACAGCGCCCGTTCACCCAAGGACATCATTTACCACCGCGAGCTGGAGCACATGGCGTCGCGGATCGACAACTTCAGCCTGCACCTGATCTGCGAGAAACACGGCCTGGGCGAGCCCTGGGCCGGCTATCGCGGCTACCTGAACCACAAGATGCTGGAGCTGATGGCCCCGGACTTCCTCGAACGGGAAGTGTTCTGCTGCGGGCCGACGCCCTACATGAATGCAGTCAAGCGCCTGCTGGAAGCCGCCGGTTTCGACATGGCGCGCTACCACGAGGAATCCTTCGGCGCGACCCCGCCCGAAGCCCGCGCCGACGCCGTGGAGCATGCCGAACAGGCCGCCGAAGCACCGGAGCCGGACCTGGCCGACCTGCATCAGGTGGAGTTCACCGCTTCCGGCAAGAGCATCCGCGTGGCCCCGGGGGAAACCGTGCACGCCGCTGCGGCCAAGCTCGGCCTGATGATCCCCAAGGCTTGCGGCATGGGCATCTGCGGCACCTGCAAGGTGCTCAAGCTGGGTGGCGAAGTGGCGATGGAGCACAACGGCGGGATCACCGAGGAAGACGAAGCCGAAGGCTACATCCTGTCCTGCTGCAGCGTGCCCAAGGGCGACGTGCGGGTGGAATACTGA
- a CDS encoding GMC oxidoreductase: MTRIATPISEIQEHYDVIVIGSGYGGGIAASRLSRAGRRVCLLERGREIQPGEYPNTLASATEELQVHDPEGHIGSRTGLFDLHVNAQQNVVVGCGLGGTSLINANVALEPEPEVFDDPRWPQAVREHRDTLLKEGFARAREMLKPNPYPDAAPTLPKLVAHRKSADFLKQGAHFYKPPINVTFNKLANNLNHVGVEQLPCNHCGDCVSGCNNKAKNTTLMNYLPDASNHGAEIFCQAQVRYLERDGDGWIVHFQYLDSGRETFSAPTLFVKADIVVLSAGTLGSTEILLRSKAKGLSTSAQLGEHMSGNGDILGFGHNCEQTINGIGFGTHAANELKPVGPCITSVIDMRTEGDWRSRMVIEEGSIPGALGRAMVPSMALFAGTLGKATDNSLSGQLGYKAREAESFVRGPYYGALHNMQTYLIMSHDDGRGRMLLDDQDQLRIDWPGVGEQPNVVLGNERLYQCTKALGGIWVENPIWTQLLKHSIVSVHPLGGCVMGEDAAQGVVNHKGQVFSGATGTDVYPGLYVADGAVIPTSLAVNPLLTISAVSERNMRLLAEDRGWKIDYSLPSAPRKAVPAPTLGVQFSETMKGYFSTDFTQAQGTDLALYQAAAQRGEAQHSPIEFTLTITADDLDRMIKEPAHAATLVGTLNAPVLSAQPLVASHGVFNLFEEFQQQVGVRHMNYDMRLTAEDGNEYFFSAFKTVPEDHGVLNIWPDTSTLYVTLYRGRDKSGAVLGSGVMHILPADFARQMTTMKVLNARNERERIEALARFGKFFAGILWESYGGVFAGDIYFNPDAPPRLKRPLDAPVPTVHFFQTEDHVHLRLTRYQAGSKGPVMLVHGLGVGSNIFSTDTIQTNLLEYLCKHDYDVWLLDFRVSILLPASKQECNGDQIAAYDFKAAIGQIKQATGARDVQCVVHCYGATTFFMSLLAGLQDVRSVVCSQIAADTVVATATGIKAGLHLPGVLDAIGIRSLTAYADSKESLFNRLYDTALNGYARIEAQGYCTNPVCHRITFMYASLYRHDTLNQTLHDNLHELFGASNIETFEHLALICRKGHLVDFKGRDVYMQHFDRLKLPICFISGADNQCYLPQSTQKTYERLCQLHGPELFSRHVVPGYGHIDCIFGKNAVVDVYPLMLAHLEKTARG, from the coding sequence ATGACTCGGATCGCGACCCCCATCAGCGAGATCCAGGAACACTACGACGTGATTGTCATCGGCTCCGGCTATGGCGGCGGCATTGCCGCCTCCCGACTGTCCCGGGCCGGGCGCCGCGTCTGCCTGCTGGAGCGGGGGCGGGAGATTCAGCCCGGCGAGTACCCCAACACCCTGGCCAGCGCCACCGAGGAATTGCAGGTGCATGACCCCGAAGGTCATATCGGTTCGCGTACCGGGCTTTTCGACCTGCACGTCAACGCCCAGCAGAACGTGGTGGTGGGCTGCGGGCTGGGGGGTACTTCGCTGATCAACGCCAACGTCGCCCTGGAACCCGAACCCGAGGTGTTCGACGATCCGCGCTGGCCCCAGGCGGTGCGTGAACACCGTGACACCCTGCTCAAGGAGGGCTTTGCCCGGGCCCGGGAGATGCTCAAGCCCAACCCCTATCCGGATGCGGCGCCAACCTTGCCCAAGCTGGTGGCGCATCGCAAATCCGCGGATTTTCTCAAGCAGGGCGCGCACTTCTACAAACCGCCGATCAACGTGACCTTCAACAAGCTGGCCAACAACCTCAACCATGTCGGGGTCGAGCAACTGCCTTGCAATCACTGTGGCGACTGCGTCTCGGGTTGTAACAACAAGGCCAAGAACACCACCTTGATGAACTACCTGCCGGACGCCAGCAATCATGGCGCCGAGATTTTCTGCCAGGCCCAGGTGCGCTATCTGGAGCGTGACGGTGACGGCTGGATCGTGCACTTCCAGTACCTGGACAGCGGCCGCGAGACGTTTTCGGCGCCGACCCTGTTCGTCAAGGCCGACATCGTCGTGCTCAGTGCAGGCACCCTGGGCTCCACGGAAATTCTCCTGCGCTCCAAGGCCAAGGGCCTGTCCACCTCGGCCCAGCTCGGCGAACACATGAGCGGCAACGGTGACATCCTCGGCTTTGGCCATAACTGCGAGCAGACCATCAATGGCATCGGCTTCGGCACGCATGCGGCCAACGAACTCAAACCCGTGGGGCCGTGCATCACTTCGGTCATCGACATGCGCACCGAAGGCGACTGGCGCAGCCGCATGGTGATCGAGGAGGGCTCGATTCCCGGCGCCCTGGGGCGGGCCATGGTGCCCAGCATGGCGCTGTTCGCCGGGACCCTGGGCAAGGCCACCGACAATAGCCTCAGCGGCCAGTTGGGCTACAAGGCACGCGAGGCCGAGAGCTTTGTGCGCGGGCCTTACTACGGCGCCCTGCACAACATGCAGACCTACCTGATCATGAGCCACGACGACGGCCGCGGGCGCATGCTGCTCGATGACCAGGACCAGCTGCGCATCGACTGGCCGGGCGTTGGCGAGCAACCCAACGTGGTCCTTGGCAACGAGCGCCTGTACCAGTGCACCAAAGCCCTGGGCGGGATCTGGGTGGAGAACCCGATCTGGACCCAGTTGCTCAAGCACAGCATCGTCTCGGTGCACCCCCTGGGGGGCTGCGTGATGGGCGAGGATGCTGCGCAGGGTGTGGTCAACCACAAGGGCCAGGTGTTCAGCGGCGCCACTGGCACGGACGTTTACCCCGGGCTGTACGTGGCCGACGGCGCGGTAATCCCGACCTCGCTGGCGGTCAATCCGCTGCTGACCATTTCGGCGGTCAGCGAGCGCAACATGCGCCTGCTGGCCGAGGATCGTGGCTGGAAGATCGACTACAGCCTGCCCTCGGCCCCTCGCAAGGCGGTGCCTGCGCCGACCCTGGGCGTGCAGTTCAGCGAAACCATGAAGGGCTATTTTTCCACCGACTTCACCCAAGCCCAGGGCACCGATCTGGCGCTCTACCAGGCGGCGGCCCAGCGTGGAGAGGCGCAGCACTCGCCCATCGAATTCACCCTGACCATCACCGCCGATGACCTCGACCGGATGATCAAGGAACCCGCGCACGCCGCGACCCTGGTCGGCACCCTGAATGCCCCGGTGCTGTCGGCCCAGCCCCTGGTGGCCAGCCACGGGGTGTTCAACCTGTTCGAGGAGTTCCAGCAGCAGGTGGGCGTGCGCCACATGAACTACGACATGCGCCTGACCGCCGAGGACGGCAATGAATATTTTTTCAGCGCCTTCAAGACCGTGCCCGAAGACCACGGCGTGCTGAATATCTGGCCCGACACCAGCACCCTCTACGTGACCCTGTACCGCGGCCGGGACAAGAGCGGTGCAGTGCTGGGCAGCGGGGTGATGCACATCCTGCCGGCGGACTTCGCCCGGCAGATGACCACCATGAAGGTGCTCAACGCGCGCAACGAACGCGAGCGCATCGAGGCTTTGGCGCGCTTTGGCAAGTTTTTCGCCGGGATTCTCTGGGAGAGCTACGGCGGGGTGTTCGCCGGGGATATCTACTTCAACCCCGACGCGCCGCCGCGGCTGAAACGGCCCCTGGACGCGCCGGTGCCGACTGTGCATTTCTTCCAGACCGAGGACCATGTGCACCTGCGCCTGACCCGTTATCAGGCCGGCAGCAAAGGCCCGGTGATGCTGGTGCACGGGCTGGGCGTGGGCTCCAACATCTTCTCCACCGACACCATCCAGACCAACCTGCTGGAGTACCTGTGCAAGCACGACTATGACGTCTGGCTCCTGGATTTCCGGGTCAGCATCCTGCTGCCGGCGAGCAAGCAGGAATGCAATGGCGACCAGATCGCCGCCTACGACTTCAAGGCCGCCATCGGCCAGATCAAGCAGGCGACCGGGGCCCGCGACGTGCAATGCGTGGTGCATTGCTATGGCGCCACGACCTTCTTCATGTCGCTGCTGGCGGGCCTGCAGGACGTGCGTTCGGTGGTCTGCTCGCAGATTGCCGCTGACACCGTGGTGGCCACCGCCACCGGGATCAAGGCTGGGTTGCACCTGCCGGGCGTGCTCGACGCCATCGGCATCAGGTCGCTGACAGCCTATGCCGACAGCAAGGAAAGCCTGTTCAACCGGCTCTACGATACGGCGCTCAACGGTTACGCACGGATCGAGGCCCAGGGCTATTGCACCAACCCGGTGTGCCACCGCATCACCTTCATGTACGCCTCTTTGTACCGCCACGACACCCTCAACCAGACCCTGCACGACAACCTGCACGAGCTGTTCGGCGCCTCCAACATCGAAACCTTCGAGCACCTGGCGCTGATCTGTCGCAAGGGCCACCTGGTGGACTTCAAGGGGCGCGACGTCTACATGCAGCATTTCGACCGGCTGAAGCTGCCGATCTGCTTCATCAGCGGCGCCGACAACCAGTGCTACCTGCCGCAAAGCACGCAGAAGACCTACGAGCGCCTGTGCCAGCTGCACGGCCCCGAGCTGTTCAGCCGCCATGTGGTGCCGGGTTACGGGCACATCGACTGCATCTTCGGCAAGAACGCGGTGGTGGATGTGTACCCGCTGATGCTGGCGCACCTGGAAAAGACCGCCCGGGGCTGA
- a CDS encoding molybdopterin-dependent oxidoreductase, translating to MNPFDKRGGLDRRHFLKASVLASLGLATQPLQGLAASLEQQPFANGERELIAYPQKRPLMRITTRPPHLETPFEVFNQGLLTPNDAFFVRYHLANIPTRIDPQTYRLKVLGRVRQPLDLSLQALKALGEPVEWVAVNQCSGNSRGYFEPRVFGAQLGHGSMGNARWTGVPLRRVLEQAGVEDNAVQVTFRGLDQPILPTTPTFTKALDINHALAPEPLIAWSMNGEDLPLLNGYPIRLVVPGYFGTYWTKHLSEIEVIDHEFEGFFMSKAYRVPANDSLSVPPGSELKDSRPITVIPVRSFVTSLSHEQRLPLGQLQALRGIAFDGSGSGIQSVEFSDDNGLTWQPTRLGENLGPYSFREWLADWKPRQRGIVQLQVRARNAQGQTQPTTPIWNPGGYARHSIESLPLHII from the coding sequence ATGAACCCTTTCGACAAGCGTGGCGGTTTGGATCGCCGACATTTTCTAAAGGCCAGCGTCCTCGCCAGCCTTGGTCTGGCGACTCAGCCTTTGCAGGGCTTGGCTGCAAGCCTGGAGCAACAACCGTTTGCCAACGGCGAGCGTGAGCTGATCGCCTATCCGCAGAAGCGACCACTGATGCGCATTACCACTCGGCCACCGCACCTGGAGACCCCGTTCGAGGTGTTCAACCAGGGCCTGTTGACCCCCAATGATGCTTTCTTCGTGCGTTATCACCTGGCCAACATTCCAACCCGGATCGATCCGCAGACCTATCGCCTGAAGGTCCTGGGTCGTGTCCGCCAGCCGCTGGACCTGAGCTTGCAAGCGCTCAAGGCGCTGGGCGAACCGGTGGAGTGGGTGGCGGTGAATCAATGCTCCGGCAACAGTCGCGGCTATTTCGAGCCTCGGGTGTTTGGCGCGCAACTGGGACATGGGTCGATGGGCAATGCGCGCTGGACGGGCGTGCCGCTGCGCAGGGTGCTGGAGCAGGCGGGAGTCGAGGACAACGCTGTTCAGGTCACCTTTCGCGGGCTTGATCAACCCATCCTGCCGACGACGCCGACGTTCACCAAGGCGCTGGATATCAACCATGCATTGGCGCCGGAGCCGTTGATCGCCTGGAGCATGAACGGTGAGGATCTGCCCTTGCTCAATGGCTACCCGATTCGCCTGGTGGTGCCGGGTTACTTCGGTACCTACTGGACCAAGCACTTGAGTGAGATCGAAGTCATTGATCATGAGTTCGAGGGTTTTTTCATGAGCAAGGCCTATCGAGTGCCCGCCAACGACAGTCTGTCCGTGCCGCCGGGGAGTGAGCTGAAAGACAGCCGCCCGATCACGGTGATACCGGTACGTTCATTCGTCACCAGCTTGAGCCATGAACAGCGCTTGCCGCTGGGGCAGTTGCAGGCCCTGCGCGGCATTGCCTTCGACGGCTCCGGTAGCGGTATCCAGAGCGTGGAGTTTTCCGATGACAACGGCCTGACCTGGCAGCCCACCCGATTGGGTGAAAACCTGGGGCCGTACTCGTTTCGCGAATGGCTCGCGGACTGGAAGCCGCGTCAGCGCGGCATCGTCCAGTTACAGGTGCGTGCGCGCAACGCTCAGGGCCAGACCCAGCCAACGACCCCGATCTGGAACCCCGGTGGCTATGCCCGGCACTCCATCGAGTCGCTGCCATTGCACATCATTTGA
- a CDS encoding electron transfer flavoprotein subunit alpha/FixB family protein, translating to MSEIIRRDPRAEWIARNRLHPLHAAMQPAQHSWMGPNGLIRKNPHGVGFIGPNGLKRIDRSGAQQGGSAKRTAAAEVQLPLHQVAQPAFYISVVPDMVGGRLSSHDRDLLGLARQLAGEDGAVLAVVFGEHKESAFATAGVDRLLVLHGCEFDGYTPEQRVQGLRAVDNQFSPRHWLLPDSRTGGGELGRRLAAALGERPATRVWQVKDGQCIGRAGAGLQDLARPTPRLILAAAECAEPVSETRHEALPVELSTSVARSLARIEDLGAVAVDPAAIPMAEAEFIFSGGNGVKDWPLFHQTAAALGATEGASRVAVDDGFMARDRQVGASGIWVTARVYVAVGISGAIQHLQGIGACDKVVAINLDPGCDMIKRADLSVIGDSAEILKALIAAVAAYRNDAKRDAA from the coding sequence ATGAGCGAGATTATCCGCCGCGATCCCCGCGCCGAGTGGATCGCCCGCAACCGCCTGCACCCGCTGCATGCCGCCATGCAGCCGGCGCAGCACAGTTGGATGGGGCCCAACGGCCTGATCCGCAAGAACCCTCACGGCGTCGGTTTCATCGGGCCCAACGGTCTCAAACGCATCGATCGCAGCGGCGCCCAGCAGGGCGGCAGCGCCAAGCGCACGGCGGCGGCCGAGGTGCAATTGCCGCTGCATCAGGTGGCGCAGCCGGCGTTCTACATCAGCGTGGTGCCGGACATGGTCGGCGGCCGCCTGAGCAGCCACGACCGCGACCTGCTGGGCCTGGCCCGGCAACTGGCGGGCGAGGACGGCGCGGTGCTGGCGGTGGTGTTTGGCGAGCACAAGGAATCGGCCTTTGCCACCGCTGGCGTCGACCGCCTGCTGGTGCTGCACGGCTGCGAGTTCGACGGTTATACACCGGAACAACGGGTGCAGGGCCTGCGGGCTGTGGATAACCAGTTCAGCCCGCGTCACTGGCTGCTGCCCGACAGCCGCACCGGTGGCGGCGAATTGGGCCGGCGCCTGGCCGCGGCCCTGGGCGAACGCCCGGCGACCCGGGTCTGGCAGGTCAAGGACGGGCAGTGCATCGGTCGCGCCGGTGCCGGCCTGCAAGACCTGGCGCGACCGACGCCACGCCTGATCCTGGCGGCGGCCGAATGCGCCGAGCCGGTCAGCGAAACCCGCCACGAAGCCTTGCCGGTGGAGTTATCCACAAGCGTGGCCCGCAGCCTGGCGCGGATCGAGGACCTGGGCGCGGTGGCGGTGGACCCGGCGGCGATTCCCATGGCCGAGGCCGAATTCATCTTTTCCGGGGGCAACGGGGTCAAGGACTGGCCGCTGTTTCACCAGACCGCCGCAGCCCTTGGGGCTACCGAGGGCGCCTCGCGGGTGGCGGTGGACGACGGCTTCATGGCCCGCGACCGGCAAGTGGGGGCCAGTGGTATCTGGGTCACCGCGCGGGTCTATGTGGCGGTGGGGATTTCCGGGGCGATCCAGCACCTGCAGGGCATTGGTGCCTGCGACAAGGTGGTGGCGATCAACCTTGACCCGGGCTGCGACATGATCAAACGCGCCGACTTGTCGGTGATTGGCGACAGCGCGGAAATTCTCAAGGCCTTGATCGCGGCGGTAGCGGCCTACCGCAACGACGCCAAGCGCGATGCGGCTTAA
- a CDS encoding electron transfer flavoprotein subunit beta produces MNSNVISLVSIGAHPTSGRPRRAEQDARAVELGLQLAGEQLQVLHAGDVAEPALRAYLGMGLEQLHVLEQPPGADALPVLTQYLRDAGAQVVLTGSQAETGEGSGMLPFLLAENLGWPLVVGLAQVESLSDGVAHVLQALPRGQRRRLKVRLPFLATVDNAAPKPRQSAYGPARRGLLHADQVVVVEDELFTASSLQPAKPRPKRLKVIKAKSGADRMKAATAKASGGTGQVLKGVSPEAGAEAILKLLIEEGVVR; encoded by the coding sequence ATGAACAGCAATGTGATCAGCCTGGTATCGATTGGTGCCCACCCGACTTCCGGCCGCCCACGGCGCGCCGAACAGGACGCCCGCGCGGTGGAACTGGGCCTGCAGCTGGCGGGTGAGCAGTTGCAGGTGCTGCATGCCGGCGACGTCGCCGAACCGGCCCTGCGCGCTTACCTGGGCATGGGCCTGGAGCAGTTGCATGTACTGGAACAGCCGCCGGGTGCCGATGCCCTGCCGGTACTGACCCAGTACCTGCGCGACGCGGGCGCCCAGGTGGTGCTCACCGGCAGCCAGGCGGAAACCGGCGAAGGCTCCGGCATGCTGCCGTTCCTGCTGGCGGAGAACCTCGGCTGGCCCCTGGTGGTGGGGCTGGCGCAGGTCGAGTCCCTGAGCGACGGCGTGGCTCATGTGCTGCAAGCCTTGCCCCGTGGCCAGCGGCGCCGGCTCAAAGTGCGCCTGCCGTTTCTCGCCACTGTGGATAACGCCGCACCGAAACCGCGCCAGAGCGCCTACGGCCCGGCGCGCCGTGGCCTGTTGCATGCCGATCAGGTCGTGGTGGTGGAGGACGAATTGTTCACAGCCTCCAGCCTGCAACCGGCCAAACCCCGACCCAAGCGCTTGAAAGTGATCAAGGCCAAGAGCGGCGCCGACCGCATGAAGGCCGCCACCGCCAAGGCCAGCGGCGGCACTGGCCAGGTACTCAAGGGCGTGAGCCCCGAAGCGGGCGCCGAGGCCATTCTCAAACTGCTGATCGAAGAAGGCGTAGTGCGCTGA
- a CDS encoding metallophosphoesterase family protein, whose amino-acid sequence MSFVSNLEHEYEQAKARVEGLLARLDLAWKKLASQLEPAQLQAIVQLLQRAHDQAQYALIHGDLPPGQAPVPWELAHGLSVLHLGNAKPLPQTVAELQTQVMKDGTLLGCRQWELLDLRWSEALLNWIENLHQHAPFGTTPALIEMADNVLLDMAGDWGTGYFQDHSAAQRVADLIRQDQPDVTIHLGDVYYAGTSTEEGADLVDWPQGSLASFSLNSNHEMYSGAHGYFAEINALFPKQQGTSYFALFNSHWLIVGLDSAYAADEMNLYMDGNLNALQQQWLKDLVASKGQGRKIIVLSHHQGLDISGQQQTVLYKQVVAALGRVPDYWYWGHLHNGICYAPREGMYGRCIGHGAIPYGVTSELKGNPQVLWSETLSADDPNYPLRVRNGYVRVKLQGKALTEEFMGENGAVSWPLG is encoded by the coding sequence ATGTCATTTGTGAGCAATCTGGAACATGAATACGAACAGGCCAAGGCCCGGGTCGAGGGGTTGTTGGCGAGGCTCGACCTGGCCTGGAAAAAACTCGCCAGCCAGCTTGAGCCGGCGCAGTTGCAGGCGATCGTGCAACTGCTGCAGCGGGCCCATGACCAGGCGCAGTACGCCCTGATCCACGGCGACCTGCCCCCCGGTCAGGCGCCGGTGCCCTGGGAGCTGGCCCACGGCCTGTCGGTGCTGCACCTGGGCAACGCCAAGCCCTTGCCGCAAACGGTGGCCGAGCTGCAGACCCAGGTGATGAAGGACGGCACCCTGCTGGGCTGTCGCCAATGGGAACTGCTGGACCTGCGCTGGAGCGAGGCCCTGCTCAACTGGATCGAGAACCTGCACCAGCACGCGCCCTTCGGCACCACTCCGGCGCTGATCGAGATGGCCGACAACGTATTGCTGGACATGGCCGGGGACTGGGGCACCGGCTACTTCCAGGACCATTCGGCGGCGCAGCGCGTGGCGGACCTGATCAGGCAGGACCAGCCGGATGTCACCATCCATCTGGGGGACGTGTACTACGCCGGCACCAGTACCGAGGAGGGCGCCGACCTGGTCGACTGGCCCCAGGGCAGCCTGGCGTCATTCAGCCTCAACTCCAACCACGAAATGTACAGCGGCGCCCATGGCTACTTTGCTGAGATCAATGCGCTGTTTCCCAAGCAGCAGGGCACCAGCTACTTTGCCCTGTTCAACAGCCACTGGCTGATCGTCGGCCTGGACAGCGCCTATGCCGCCGACGAAATGAACCTGTACATGGACGGCAACCTCAATGCCCTGCAGCAGCAATGGCTCAAGGACCTGGTGGCCAGCAAGGGGCAGGGGCGCAAGATCATCGTGCTCAGTCATCACCAGGGGCTGGACATCAGCGGCCAGCAGCAGACCGTGCTGTACAAACAGGTAGTCGCCGCCCTGGGGCGGGTGCCGGACTACTGGTACTGGGGGCACCTGCACAACGGCATCTGCTACGCGCCCAGGGAGGGTATGTACGGCCGGTGCATCGGCCACGGAGCCATTCCCTATGGCGTCACCAGTGAGTTGAAGGGCAATCCCCAGGTGCTGTGGTCGGAAACCCTGTCGGCGGATGATCCGAACTACCCGCTGCGGGTGCGCAACGGCTACGTCCGGGTGAAGTTGCAGGGCAAGGCGTTGACGGAAGAGTTCATGGGCGAGAACGGTGCCGTCAGTTGGCCGCTTGGTTGA
- the gbcA gene encoding glycine-betaine demethylase subunit GbcA has protein sequence MDVTATLSLGDPLEPARKATAQMLQERERTFSLPQPFYCDERLFDIDMQEIFQKEWLIAGMTCEIPTKGNYITLQIGKNPIIVIRGADGVVHAFHNVCRHRGSRLCTSDKGKVAKLVCHYHQWTYELDGRLLFAGTEMGADFDMKQYGLKPVNVKTAGGYIFISLAENPPAIDDFLATLAHYMEPYDMENTKVAVQTTLHEKANWKLVLENNRECYHCGGSHPELLKTLLEWDDVTDPRADQAFKDHVAASAAAWEAEKIPYAHASFGLRNRIVRMPLLKGTVSMTMDGKQGCAKLMGRIKNPDLGSMRILHLPHSWNHCMGDHIIVFTVWPISAQETVVTTKWLVHKDAVEGVDYDVERMRQVWDATNDQDRRLAEENQRGINSTAYQPGPYSKTYEFGVVNFVDWYSERMLSNLGAEPAPYLKGVPVTG, from the coding sequence ATGGACGTCACCGCAACCCTGAGCTTGGGCGATCCACTGGAACCTGCACGCAAGGCCACTGCACAGATGCTGCAGGAGCGCGAGCGGACCTTCTCCCTGCCGCAGCCCTTCTACTGCGATGAAAGGCTGTTCGATATCGACATGCAGGAGATCTTCCAGAAGGAATGGCTGATCGCTGGCATGACCTGCGAGATCCCCACCAAGGGCAACTACATCACCCTGCAGATCGGCAAGAACCCGATCATCGTCATCCGTGGCGCCGACGGCGTGGTCCACGCCTTCCACAACGTCTGCCGCCACCGCGGCTCGCGGTTGTGCACCAGCGACAAGGGCAAGGTGGCCAAGCTGGTCTGCCACTACCACCAGTGGACCTACGAGCTGGACGGCCGCCTGCTGTTCGCCGGCACCGAGATGGGCGCCGACTTCGACATGAAGCAGTACGGCCTGAAACCGGTGAACGTGAAGACCGCCGGCGGCTACATCTTCATTTCCCTGGCCGAGAATCCGCCGGCCATCGACGACTTCCTGGCGACCCTGGCCCATTACATGGAGCCCTACGACATGGAGAACACCAAGGTGGCGGTGCAGACCACCTTGCATGAAAAGGCCAACTGGAAGCTGGTGCTGGAGAACAACCGCGAGTGCTACCACTGCGGCGGCTCGCACCCGGAATTGCTGAAAACCCTGCTGGAATGGGACGACGTCACCGACCCGCGGGCCGACCAGGCGTTCAAGGACCACGTGGCCGCCTCCGCCGCCGCCTGGGAAGCCGAGAAGATCCCTTACGCCCATGCCAGCTTCGGCCTGCGCAACCGCATCGTGCGCATGCCGCTGCTCAAGGGCACCGTGTCCATGACCATGGACGGCAAGCAGGGCTGCGCCAAACTGATGGGCCGGATCAAGAACCCGGACCTGGGCTCGATGCGCATCCTGCACCTGCCACATTCGTGGAACCACTGCATGGGCGACCACATCATCGTGTTCACCGTGTGGCCGATCAGCGCCCAGGAAACCGTGGTCACCACCAAATGGCTGGTGCACAAGGACGCGGTGGAAGGTGTCGACTACGACGTCGAGCGCATGCGCCAGGTGTGGGACGCCACCAACGACCAGGACCGGCGCCTGGCGGAAGAAAACCAGCGCGGCATCAACTCCACCGCCTACCAGCCGGGTCCGTACTCCAAGACCTACGAATTCGGCGTGGTCAACTTCGTCGACTGGTACAGCGAGCGCATGCTGAGCAACCTCGGCGCGGAACCGGCGCCCTACCTCAAGGGCGTGCCGGTCACCGGCTAA